In Hymenobacter gelipurpurascens, one DNA window encodes the following:
- a CDS encoding BLUF domain-containing protein, with protein MHHIVYQSSAVGQPTIAELKFLLQQSRMHNSRLGITGLLLYGNGEYLQVLEGEEAVVQQMYATIQTDYRHTHIITLSDGPIQARVFADWSMGFQKLSDEDFVRLTGYIDPYRANFLDAHLPEIGEGMLMLLKSFVGSAAPLL; from the coding sequence ATGCATCATATCGTCTACCAGAGCAGTGCCGTAGGGCAGCCCACCATCGCGGAGCTGAAATTTCTGCTCCAGCAGTCGAGAATGCATAATAGCCGGCTAGGAATTACGGGGCTGCTGCTCTACGGCAATGGAGAGTACCTGCAGGTATTAGAAGGCGAGGAAGCCGTGGTGCAGCAGATGTATGCCACCATCCAAACCGATTACCGCCACACCCACATCATCACGCTTTCAGACGGCCCCATCCAAGCGCGCGTATTTGCAGATTGGTCTATGGGTTTTCAGAAACTTTCTGACGAAGACTTCGTGCGCCTGACGGGCTATATCGACCCTTACCGCGCTAATTTTCTGGATGCCCACTTACCCGAGATAGGGGAGGGCATGCTCATGCTTCTCAAGTCATTTGTCGGCAGCGCTGCCCCATTGCTGTAA
- a CDS encoding cold-shock protein: protein MSTGTVKFFNETKGFGFINDAATGQDVFVHVTGLIDEIRDNDKVEFEVEEGRKGLSAVKVRRA, encoded by the coding sequence ATGTCAACAGGAACCGTTAAATTCTTCAATGAAACCAAAGGTTTTGGTTTCATCAATGACGCCGCTACCGGCCAAGATGTATTCGTTCACGTAACGGGCCTCATCGACGAAATTCGCGACAACGACAAGGTTGAGTTCGAAGTAGAAGAAGGCCGTAAGGGCCTGAGCGCTGTTAAAGTACGTCGCGCTTAG
- a CDS encoding NmrA family NAD(P)-binding protein, which translates to MHPNTAANTPDRSSFTPSTPGTIVLAGATGALGLLITHHLRRRGATVRALVRPGASTRPEAESLQLQGVEVVEVDYNNLADLTQACTGAACVISALSGLRDVIVDMQTQLLEAAVAAGVPRFIPSDFSADFTHLPEGSNRNFDFRREFQRRLDVAPIQATSILNGMFMDLLTGQAPVVLQGPRRVVYWGDADQPLDFTTMVNTAEFTAAAALDATTPRYLRVAGEVASIRGLQAAASAATGKPFKLFRVGGLGVLATMIKVTKTLMPAEKEVFPPWQGMQYLHNMYSGLAKLAEPLDNSRYPDIRWTKVQELLANR; encoded by the coding sequence ATGCATCCGAATACTGCAGCAAATACCCCAGACCGTAGTTCTTTTACTCCTTCCACGCCAGGAACCATTGTGCTGGCGGGGGCAACCGGCGCGCTAGGCCTGCTCATTACCCACCACCTCCGGCGGCGCGGAGCCACGGTGCGGGCCTTGGTGCGGCCGGGGGCTAGCACCCGACCTGAGGCTGAGTCGTTGCAGTTGCAAGGAGTGGAGGTGGTGGAAGTAGATTATAACAATCTGGCAGACCTTACGCAAGCCTGTACTGGTGCGGCCTGTGTGATATCAGCGCTATCTGGCCTGCGAGACGTGATTGTGGATATGCAGACGCAGCTGCTGGAAGCGGCCGTAGCAGCCGGCGTGCCTCGCTTTATCCCTTCCGACTTCTCCGCCGACTTCACCCATCTGCCGGAAGGCTCCAACCGCAACTTCGACTTTCGCCGGGAATTTCAGCGGCGGCTCGATGTGGCCCCCATTCAGGCTACTTCCATCCTCAACGGCATGTTCATGGATTTGCTGACCGGCCAGGCGCCGGTGGTGTTGCAAGGGCCGCGCCGGGTGGTGTACTGGGGTGATGCCGACCAGCCCCTAGACTTCACTACCATGGTAAACACCGCCGAGTTTACCGCTGCCGCTGCCTTAGATGCTACCACGCCCCGCTACCTGCGCGTGGCCGGTGAGGTGGCCAGCATTCGGGGGCTACAGGCCGCGGCCAGTGCCGCTACCGGCAAACCGTTCAAGCTGTTCCGGGTAGGTGGCCTAGGCGTGTTGGCTACGATGATCAAGGTCACTAAAACCCTCATGCCCGCCGAAAAGGAGGTGTTTCCGCCGTGGCAAGGCATGCAGTACCTGCACAACATGTACAGTGGCCTAGCCAAACTGGCCGAGCCGCTCGACAACAGCCGCTACCCCGATATCCGCTGGACGAAAGTGCAGGAGTTGCTGGCGAATCGATAG
- a CDS encoding glycoside hydrolase family 43 protein: MKTLALLGLVPGLLLTHAAASQPSAARQPKPGTAVVRAGNPVVSGWYADPEATIFGKQYWIYPTYSAPYKEQVLLDAFSSPDLVHWTKHPRILDTADVKWARRAMWAPAVVKKGGKYFLFFGANDVHEGEVGGIGVAVADRPEGPFKDYLGQPLIGNIHNGAQPIDQFVFQDKDGQYYMIYGGWSHCNITRLKPDFTGFLPFPDGSTYKEITPQNYVEGPIMFRRQGKYYFMWSEGGWTGPDYAVAYAVADSPLGPFQRVGKILQQDPAVATGAGHHSVVQVPGTDEWYIIYHRRPLGETDQNHRVTCIERMYFDQQGRIQPVKITQEGVATRRLP; this comes from the coding sequence ATGAAGACTCTTGCACTCCTAGGCCTAGTACCCGGTTTGTTGCTGACGCACGCGGCCGCATCCCAACCATCTGCTGCTCGTCAGCCGAAGCCGGGTACGGCCGTAGTGCGAGCCGGCAACCCGGTAGTTTCGGGTTGGTATGCCGATCCGGAGGCCACTATTTTCGGTAAGCAATACTGGATATACCCTACCTACTCGGCGCCCTATAAGGAGCAGGTGTTGCTGGATGCGTTTTCGTCGCCTGATCTGGTGCACTGGACCAAGCACCCGCGCATACTCGATACGGCGGATGTAAAATGGGCGCGGCGGGCCATGTGGGCGCCGGCCGTAGTGAAGAAAGGCGGCAAATACTTCCTGTTTTTCGGGGCGAATGATGTACACGAGGGCGAAGTGGGCGGCATTGGCGTGGCCGTGGCCGACCGTCCGGAGGGCCCGTTTAAAGATTATCTGGGTCAGCCGCTCATCGGCAACATCCACAACGGTGCCCAGCCCATCGATCAGTTCGTATTTCAGGACAAGGATGGGCAGTATTATATGATTTATGGCGGCTGGTCGCACTGCAATATTACGCGCCTCAAGCCCGATTTCACCGGCTTCCTCCCCTTCCCCGACGGCTCCACTTACAAGGAAATTACGCCGCAAAACTATGTGGAAGGCCCCATCATGTTCCGGCGCCAGGGCAAGTACTATTTCATGTGGTCGGAAGGCGGCTGGACCGGGCCTGATTACGCCGTGGCCTACGCCGTAGCCGACTCGCCGCTAGGCCCTTTTCAGCGGGTAGGCAAGATTCTGCAGCAAGACCCCGCCGTGGCTACCGGCGCCGGCCACCACTCCGTTGTTCAGGTGCCAGGCACCGATGAGTGGTATATCATCTACCACCGCCGCCCCTTGGGCGAAACCGACCAAAACCACCGCGTCACTTGCATCGAGCGGATGTATTTCGATCAGCAGGGCCGCATTCAGCCGGTGAAAATTACCCAGGAAGGTGTAGCGACGCGGCGTTTGCCATAA
- a CDS encoding DUF1624 domain-containing protein has product MEHLSAPALAITSETSPTVRTRVQAVDIVRGLVMVVMALDHIREFWSPTPVRPEDVAQASMLLFFTRWVTHFCAPTFVFLSGLSIFLYQQKQPNRGRVSRFLFTRGLWLVTLEMLVISLFLTWGYELVLLQVIWAIGWGMMLLAGLIWLPRAVLAVLSACIVLLHNLLPAIQPVTAGTLVPALLHNSPFVFPVPHLTSFLVAYTIGPWLGVMLAGYLVGPWFRQPLPVRQRWLRLAGLGLLLLFVVLRASNLYGDPAPWSVQPRGLAYSIASFLNVTKYPPSLLFISLTLGVALLLLSWVETASGRLSRWLSTFGQVPFFYYLLHLLLISGGAWVWTRLAFGTPINLGFTSSKDWPAAYQPSLLRAYVVWLLVIAALYWPCRWYRNFRHQHSYWWLSYL; this is encoded by the coding sequence ATGGAGCACCTTTCCGCACCTGCTTTAGCCATCACCTCCGAAACCTCTCCAACGGTTAGAACCCGGGTACAGGCCGTTGATATTGTCCGGGGGCTAGTGATGGTAGTGATGGCGCTGGACCACATCCGCGAATTCTGGAGCCCAACGCCAGTGCGCCCCGAGGATGTCGCACAGGCCTCTATGCTGCTCTTTTTCACGCGATGGGTTACCCACTTCTGTGCGCCTACCTTCGTGTTTCTGTCGGGCCTGAGCATATTCCTGTACCAACAAAAGCAGCCGAACCGGGGGCGCGTCAGCCGCTTCCTGTTCACGCGAGGACTGTGGTTGGTAACTCTGGAAATGCTGGTAATCAGCCTGTTTCTTACCTGGGGCTACGAGCTGGTTTTGCTACAGGTAATCTGGGCCATAGGGTGGGGCATGATGCTATTAGCTGGGCTTATCTGGCTGCCCCGCGCTGTGTTGGCCGTACTGTCTGCATGCATAGTACTGTTGCATAATTTGTTGCCAGCCATTCAGCCCGTTACGGCTGGCACACTGGTGCCGGCTCTGCTGCACAACAGTCCCTTTGTGTTTCCGGTCCCGCACCTGACGTCCTTTTTAGTGGCCTACACCATTGGGCCGTGGTTGGGCGTGATGCTGGCGGGGTACCTGGTAGGGCCGTGGTTTCGGCAGCCGCTGCCAGTTCGTCAGCGGTGGCTGCGGCTTGCTGGTTTGGGCCTCTTGCTGCTATTTGTTGTATTGCGTGCCTCCAACCTATACGGCGACCCGGCGCCCTGGAGCGTACAGCCGCGCGGACTGGCCTACAGCATAGCCTCCTTCCTGAACGTAACAAAGTATCCGCCGTCGCTGCTGTTTATTAGCCTCACGTTGGGCGTGGCGCTGCTGCTGCTGAGTTGGGTGGAAACTGCGTCGGGGCGGCTAAGCCGGTGGCTGAGCACCTTTGGTCAGGTGCCGTTTTTCTACTACCTGCTGCACCTGCTGCTCATTAGCGGCGGCGCCTGGGTCTGGACCCGGCTGGCATTTGGCACCCCCATAAATCTCGGGTTTACCTCTTCCAAAGATTGGCCCGCCGCCTATCAGCCCAGTTTACTGCGCGCTTATGTAGTGTGGCTGCTGGTAATTGCGGCGTTATACTGGCCGTGCCGGTGGTATCGTAATTTCAGGCATCAACATTCCTACTGGTGGCTATCGTACCTGTAA